Proteins from a genomic interval of Kitasatospora kifunensis:
- the shc gene encoding squalene--hopene cyclase, producing the protein MVAHAPVDRVAIEDSLRRATAHLLSLQDAEGWWKGDLETNVTMDAEDLLLRQFLGIRTVEQTAATAEWIRSQQRADGTWGTFHGGPPEISTTVEAYVALRLAGDQPDAPHMRAAAEYVRGAGGIAATRVFTRIWLALFGWWPWERLPEMPPEIMFLPKWLPLNIYAFGCWARQTIVPLTVVSAHRPVRPGPFELTELHTDPANPFPLRPLAPPASWDGLFERLDLVLHAYHKRAVRPLRRLALSQAGRWIVERQEADGCWGGIQPPAVYSLIALHLLGYELDHPVMQSGLAAFERFTVHTEDGKRWLEACQSPVWDTCLATIALVDAGLPADHPALVKASDWMLGEEITTKGDWSVQRPQLAPGGWAFEFHNDTYPDIDDTAEVVLALRRVVHPEPERVAGAVYRGVEWNLGMQSKNGAWGAFDVDNTSTLPNKLPFCDFGEVVDPPSADVTAHVVEMLAEVGKADDPRTRRGVEWLLRNQEAEGSWFGRWGTNYIYGTGSVVPALVAAGVPESEPAIRRAVRWLEERQNPDGGWGEDMRSYEDPEKWSGRGESTASQTAWALMALLSAGEGPGGRFAPGPDRGSAAVERGVRWLALTQLAEGSWDEPQFTGTGFPWDFSINYHLYRLVFPVTALGRYLHGNPVLGHAGRSA; encoded by the coding sequence CTGGTCGCGCACGCACCCGTGGACCGCGTGGCGATCGAGGACAGCCTGCGCCGGGCCACCGCGCACCTCCTGTCCCTGCAGGACGCCGAGGGCTGGTGGAAGGGGGACCTGGAGACCAACGTCACCATGGACGCGGAGGACCTGTTACTCCGTCAGTTCCTGGGTATCCGTACGGTGGAGCAGACTGCGGCCACCGCCGAGTGGATCCGCTCGCAGCAGCGTGCGGACGGCACCTGGGGGACCTTCCACGGGGGGCCGCCGGAGATCTCCACCACGGTCGAGGCCTATGTCGCGTTGCGCCTGGCCGGTGACCAACCGGACGCCCCGCACATGCGGGCCGCGGCCGAGTACGTCCGGGGCGCCGGCGGTATCGCGGCCACCCGGGTCTTCACCCGGATCTGGCTCGCGCTCTTCGGCTGGTGGCCGTGGGAGCGTTTGCCCGAGATGCCGCCGGAGATCATGTTCCTGCCCAAGTGGCTGCCGCTGAACATCTACGCGTTCGGCTGCTGGGCCCGGCAGACCATCGTGCCGCTCACCGTGGTCTCCGCCCACCGCCCGGTCAGACCGGGCCCGTTCGAGCTGACCGAGTTGCACACCGACCCGGCCAATCCGTTCCCGCTGCGCCCGCTCGCCCCGCCCGCCAGCTGGGACGGTCTGTTCGAGCGGCTCGACCTGGTGCTGCACGCCTACCACAAGCGCGCGGTGCGTCCGCTGCGCCGGCTGGCGCTCAGTCAGGCCGGGCGCTGGATCGTCGAACGCCAGGAGGCGGACGGCTGCTGGGGCGGCATCCAGCCGCCCGCCGTGTACTCACTGATCGCCCTGCACCTGCTCGGATACGAGCTGGACCACCCGGTCATGCAGTCCGGTCTGGCCGCCTTCGAGCGGTTCACCGTGCACACCGAGGACGGCAAGCGCTGGCTGGAGGCCTGCCAGTCCCCGGTCTGGGACACCTGTCTGGCCACCATCGCGCTGGTCGACGCAGGTCTTCCGGCCGACCATCCGGCGCTGGTCAAGGCGAGTGACTGGATGCTCGGCGAGGAGATCACCACCAAGGGCGACTGGTCCGTGCAGCGCCCCCAACTGGCGCCGGGCGGCTGGGCCTTCGAGTTCCACAACGACACCTATCCCGACATCGACGACACCGCCGAGGTGGTGCTGGCGCTGCGCCGGGTGGTCCACCCGGAGCCCGAGCGGGTGGCCGGCGCCGTGTACCGCGGCGTCGAGTGGAACCTCGGCATGCAGTCCAAGAACGGTGCCTGGGGCGCCTTCGACGTGGACAACACCAGCACGCTGCCGAACAAGCTGCCCTTCTGCGACTTCGGCGAGGTGGTCGACCCGCCGTCGGCCGACGTCACCGCCCACGTGGTGGAGATGCTGGCCGAGGTCGGCAAGGCGGACGACCCGCGCACCAGGCGGGGCGTGGAGTGGCTGCTGCGCAACCAGGAGGCCGAGGGCTCCTGGTTCGGCCGCTGGGGCACCAACTACATCTACGGCACGGGATCAGTGGTTCCGGCCCTGGTGGCCGCAGGCGTGCCCGAGTCCGAACCGGCGATCCGGCGCGCGGTGCGCTGGCTGGAGGAGCGGCAGAATCCGGACGGCGGTTGGGGCGAGGACATGCGCTCCTACGAGGACCCGGAGAAGTGGTCGGGGCGCGGGGAGTCCACCGCCTCGCAGACCGCCTGGGCGCTGATGGCGCTGCTGTCGGCCGGCGAGGGGCCCGGCGGCCGGTTCGCCCCCGGACCCGACCGCGGCAGCGCGGCCGTGGAGCGCGGCGTGCGCTGGCTGGCACTCACCCAGTTGGCCGAAGGCAGTTGGGACGAGCCGCAGTTCACCGGGACCGGGTTCCCGTGGGACTTCTCGATCAACTACCACCTCTACCGGCTGGTCTTCCCGGTTACCGCGCTCGGCCGCTACCTGCACGGCAACCCCGTGCTCGGACACGCCGGGAGGTCCGCGTGA
- the hpnH gene encoding adenosyl-hopene transferase HpnH, which yields MAMPLRQTMRVSTYLMQQKLKRREKFPLIVELEPLFACNLACEGCGKIQHPAGVLKQRMPVAQAVGAVLESGAPMVSIAGGEPLMHPQIDEIVRQLVARRKYVFLCTNAMLLRKKLDKFTPSPYFTFTVHIDGMRERHDESVAKEGVFDEAVAAIKEAKRRGFRVTTNSTFFNTDTPQTIIEVLDYLNDELKVDEMMLSPAYAYEKAPDQEHFLGVEQTRELFRKTFAGGNRARWRLNHSPLFLDFLEGKVDFECTAWGIPNYSLFGWQRPCYLMSDGYVPTYRELVEKTDWSKYGRGKDPRCENCMAHCGYEPTAVLATMGSLKESLRAMRETVAGTR from the coding sequence ATGGCCATGCCGCTGCGCCAGACCATGCGGGTCAGTACGTACCTCATGCAGCAGAAGCTCAAGCGTCGCGAGAAGTTCCCACTGATCGTCGAGCTCGAACCGCTGTTCGCCTGCAACCTCGCCTGTGAGGGCTGTGGCAAGATCCAGCACCCGGCCGGGGTGCTCAAGCAGCGGATGCCGGTCGCCCAGGCGGTCGGCGCGGTGCTGGAGTCCGGTGCGCCGATGGTCTCCATCGCCGGTGGCGAGCCGTTGATGCACCCCCAGATCGACGAGATCGTCCGTCAGCTGGTGGCGAGGCGCAAGTACGTCTTCCTCTGCACAAACGCCATGCTGCTGCGCAAGAAGTTGGACAAGTTCACTCCTTCGCCGTACTTCACCTTCACGGTGCACATCGACGGCATGCGTGAGCGGCACGATGAGTCCGTCGCCAAGGAGGGGGTGTTCGACGAGGCGGTGGCCGCCATCAAGGAGGCCAAGCGGCGAGGCTTCCGGGTGACCACCAACAGCACCTTCTTCAACACGGACACCCCGCAGACCATCATCGAGGTGCTCGACTACCTCAACGATGAGCTGAAGGTCGACGAGATGATGCTCTCCCCTGCCTACGCCTACGAGAAGGCTCCCGACCAGGAGCACTTCCTGGGCGTCGAGCAGACCCGGGAGCTCTTCCGCAAGACCTTCGCCGGCGGCAACCGCGCCCGCTGGCGGTTGAACCACAGCCCGCTCTTCCTGGACTTCCTGGAGGGCAAGGTCGACTTCGAGTGCACCGCCTGGGGCATCCCGAACTACTCGCTCTTCGGGTGGCAGCGCCCCTGCTACCTGATGTCCGACGGGTACGTGCCCACCTACCGGGAGCTCGTCGAGAAGACCGACTGGTCCAAGTACGGCCGGGGCAAGGACCCGCGGTGCGAGAACTGCATGGCGCACTGCGGATACGAGCCCACGGCGGTGCTCGCCACCATGGGCTCGCTCAAGGAGTCGCTGCGCGCGATGCGGGAGACCGTGGCCGGTACCCGCTGA
- a CDS encoding polyprenyl synthetase family protein, whose protein sequence is MSTPQQRPATTTAASSTTVPLASSATSSTAASRPPAQPATIETSTPAHGEGTHVEVRPSTAAGATAQVEPVSVPELLARGRTLCIPPLRAAIARLAPPMDAVAAYHFGWTDQAGNPIAGDGGKAIRPALALLSAEAAGAQAAAGVPGGVAVELVHNFSLLHDDLMDGDETRRHRATAWTVFGPAQAILVGDALATLGTEVLLDAGQSAATPADAARAVRLLTTATRKLIDGQAQDLSFEHRDVVTVEECLAMEGNKTGALLAAASAIGAVLAGADDRTADALERYGHHLGLAFQAVDDLLGIWGATEVTGKPHWGDLRQRKKSLPVAAALAEGGAASRQLAELLADPKGRGEESEEVLAGRAALIEQAGGRAWTQEEARRQHTTALAALDEVPMADEVRERFVALAEFVVVRER, encoded by the coding sequence ATGAGCACGCCCCAGCAGCGCCCGGCGACCACCACAGCGGCGTCCAGCACAACTGTGCCGCTCGCTTCGAGTGCGACCAGCTCGACGGCGGCGTCGCGCCCGCCGGCCCAGCCCGCCACCATCGAAACCAGCACACCGGCCCACGGAGAGGGAACACACGTGGAGGTACGCCCGAGCACGGCTGCGGGAGCGACGGCCCAGGTCGAGCCCGTCTCGGTACCCGAGCTGCTGGCCAGAGGCCGCACGCTCTGTATCCCGCCGCTGCGCGCGGCCATCGCCCGGCTGGCCCCTCCGATGGACGCCGTCGCGGCCTACCACTTCGGCTGGACCGACCAGGCCGGCAACCCGATCGCGGGCGACGGCGGTAAGGCGATCCGCCCGGCGCTGGCGCTGCTCTCGGCGGAGGCCGCCGGCGCGCAGGCCGCCGCCGGAGTCCCTGGTGGAGTGGCCGTTGAGCTGGTGCACAACTTTTCGCTGCTGCATGATGATCTGATGGACGGTGACGAGACCCGTAGGCACCGGGCCACCGCCTGGACGGTCTTCGGTCCGGCCCAAGCGATCCTGGTCGGCGACGCGCTGGCCACCCTCGGAACCGAGGTCCTGCTGGACGCCGGCCAGAGCGCCGCGACCCCGGCCGACGCCGCCCGCGCCGTGCGGCTGCTCACCACCGCCACCCGCAAGCTGATCGACGGCCAGGCCCAGGACCTCTCCTTCGAGCACCGCGACGTGGTCACCGTCGAGGAGTGCCTGGCGATGGAGGGCAACAAGACCGGTGCCCTACTGGCCGCCGCCTCCGCCATCGGCGCGGTGCTGGCCGGTGCCGATGACCGCACGGCCGACGCGCTGGAGCGCTACGGGCACCACCTGGGCCTGGCGTTCCAGGCGGTGGACGACCTGCTCGGCATCTGGGGCGCCACCGAGGTGACCGGCAAGCCGCACTGGGGCGACCTGCGCCAGCGCAAGAAGTCGCTGCCGGTGGCCGCCGCGCTGGCCGAGGGCGGCGCCGCCTCGCGCCAGCTGGCCGAGCTGCTCGCCGACCCGAAGGGGCGCGGCGAGGAGTCGGAGGAGGTGTTGGCCGGGCGTGCCGCGCTGATCGAGCAGGCGGGCGGCCGCGCCTGGACCCAGGAGGAGGCACGCCGCCAGCACACGACCGCCCTCGCCGCACTGGACGAGGTACCGATGGCCGACGAGGTGCGCGAGCGCTTCGTCGCGCTCGCCGAATTCGTGGTGGTACGAGAGAGGTGA
- a CDS encoding phosphorylase family protein: MSEGPPLLVLCALAPEQWALRGGDWARALGGPPVLARTGMGPTRAGRTVRTLLAAAPQGYGAVVMTGFCAAAASGTTPGEVIVADRVHCASGRSLTTDSPAPLAQALTGLGMSVRPGALHTADHVVRGHERRVLSRSGIVAVDMESAAVFDAVSDQLPAGLPIAAVRVVVDTPERELLRPGTVPAGLRAFRTLRALVPALLGWHRAVVGARAGAQHLPPIPEPANQSLLTYSSLPTLPQEAS, encoded by the coding sequence GTGAGCGAGGGACCACCGCTGCTCGTGCTCTGTGCGCTGGCTCCCGAGCAGTGGGCGCTGCGCGGCGGCGACTGGGCACGGGCGCTCGGCGGACCGCCGGTGCTGGCTCGGACCGGCATGGGCCCGACCCGGGCCGGGCGGACGGTGCGCACCCTGCTGGCGGCCGCCCCGCAGGGCTACGGCGCGGTGGTGATGACCGGATTCTGCGCCGCGGCCGCGTCGGGAACAACACCGGGTGAGGTGATTGTTGCCGACAGAGTGCACTGTGCTTCGGGCCGTTCACTGACGACCGATTCCCCCGCGCCGCTTGCCCAGGCCCTGACCGGCCTGGGCATGAGCGTGCGCCCCGGAGCGCTGCACACCGCCGACCACGTGGTGCGCGGCCATGAGCGCCGCGTGCTCAGCCGGTCGGGGATCGTGGCCGTGGACATGGAGTCCGCGGCCGTGTTCGACGCCGTGTCCGACCAGCTGCCCGCCGGCCTGCCGATCGCGGCGGTCCGGGTGGTGGTCGACACGCCCGAGCGCGAGCTGCTCCGGCCCGGCACCGTGCCGGCCGGTCTGCGCGCGTTCCGTACGTTGCGGGCCCTGGTGCCCGCGCTGCTCGGCTGGCATCGCGCCGTGGTCGGCGCACGGGCCGGTGCACAGCACCTCCCTCCGATACCGGAGCCGGCGAACCAATCCCTGTTGACCTACTCTTCCCTGCCGACGCTCCCTCAGGAGGCGAGCTAG